From a region of the Nonlabens sp. Hel1_33_55 genome:
- a CDS encoding glutathione synthetase, whose product MKICFVLSAIATEGCGTSVRMITEAHNRNHDVYACGVGGFTFHSDKPIDIEVVHIAKNSKERSAQEMLEYMQQKETEIINSTDLDVLFLRNNPTEEEDNRQWAEFSGIGFGQLIQDSGVLVLNDAHTLANAFIDKLYFESLPEYIKPKSIITRDIDKLMEFYEEMGQQMVLKPLEGSGGQNVFMIDKHEKNLNQIIETISQEGYIIAQQFLPDVKHGDVRVLLLNGKIMEKDGVKGILRRVPSEGEFRSNMSVGATAATTELTQAMQDIVDIVSPKIIKDGLFFVGLDIIDDKLIEINLLSPGGLDYFEEVGLPDFSSNVIEAIERKIHYRDKYKGELSNKTLASMD is encoded by the coding sequence ATGAAGATCTGTTTTGTATTGAGTGCCATAGCCACAGAAGGATGCGGTACCAGCGTACGAATGATAACTGAAGCTCACAATCGCAATCACGATGTTTACGCTTGTGGCGTTGGTGGATTCACGTTTCATAGTGATAAACCTATAGATATAGAAGTGGTTCACATCGCCAAAAACTCCAAAGAACGATCTGCTCAAGAGATGTTGGAATACATGCAGCAAAAAGAAACGGAAATCATTAACTCCACAGACCTTGACGTGCTATTTCTAAGAAACAACCCAACAGAAGAAGAGGACAACAGACAATGGGCAGAATTTTCGGGAATTGGTTTTGGACAATTGATTCAGGACTCTGGAGTGCTCGTACTCAACGATGCACACACACTAGCAAATGCTTTTATAGACAAGCTCTATTTTGAATCCTTACCAGAATACATCAAACCTAAAAGTATTATTACACGTGATATAGACAAACTGATGGAGTTCTATGAAGAAATGGGACAGCAAATGGTTCTAAAACCACTAGAAGGTTCTGGTGGTCAAAATGTTTTTATGATCGATAAGCACGAGAAAAACCTCAATCAGATCATTGAGACCATCTCCCAAGAAGGATATATCATCGCTCAACAATTTTTACCAGATGTCAAACATGGCGACGTGCGTGTACTATTACTCAACGGGAAGATTATGGAAAAAGATGGCGTCAAGGGAATCCTGCGACGTGTCCCTAGTGAAGGAGAGTTTCGTAGCAATATGTCGGTGGGCGCAACCGCTGCCACGACAGAACTTACTCAAGCAATGCAGGATATTGTGGACATCGTTTCACCTAAAATCATCAAGGATGGATTGTTCTTTGTTGGACTGGACATTATCGACGATAAGCTCATTGAGATCAATTTATTAAGTCCCGGCGGGTTGGATTATTTTGAAGAGGTTGGCCTGCCAGACTTCTCTTCAAATGTTATTGAAGCCATCGAGCGCAAGATCCATTACAGGGATAAATACAAAGGTGAGTTGAGCAATAAAACACTTGCATCGATGGATTAG